In Acidobacteriota bacterium, the following are encoded in one genomic region:
- the guaA gene encoding glutamine-hydrolyzing GMP synthase, translating into MTTAPHQTVLVLDFGSQYTQLIARRIRELGVYCEVHPFDHPLDEIRRRDPIGIMLSGGPESVYAEGAPQAPVELFALGVPVLGICYGLQLMTRLLGGVVEASGEREYGRAEVEVDEPGMLLAGLEGRETVWMSHGDRVGTAPPGFRVIASTDNAPVVACEDLDRRLWGIQFHPEVSHTVSGRQVLHNFLYQGCGATGDWGMASYLDEAVENIRRQVGERKVLCALSGGVDSSVVAALLARAIGDRFLAVFVDHGLLRKGERRQVEESLRDGLGIPIRTVDARQRFYRALDGVADPERKRKIIGGEFIAVFQEEAAALEDMAFLAQGTLYPDVIESVSVRGPSAVIKTHHNVGGLPEKLGFELIEPLRFLFKDEVRQLGRELGIPEHLVGRHPFPGPGLAVRLLGPVTEEAADLLREADAIFIDELRAAGFYDKTSQAFAVLLPVKTVGVMGDYRTYEKVVALRAVETQDFMTADWSPLPYELLGRAASRIVNEVPGVNRVVYDVTSKPPGTIEWE; encoded by the coding sequence ATGACCACCGCACCCCACCAGACGGTGCTGGTTCTCGATTTCGGGAGTCAGTACACCCAGCTCATCGCCCGCCGCATTCGCGAGCTCGGGGTCTACTGTGAGGTTCATCCCTTCGACCATCCGCTGGACGAGATCCGGCGCCGCGATCCGATCGGCATCATGCTCTCCGGCGGTCCCGAGAGTGTCTATGCCGAGGGCGCCCCGCAGGCGCCCGTCGAGCTCTTCGCCCTCGGTGTTCCGGTGCTCGGCATCTGCTACGGGCTGCAGCTCATGACCCGCCTTCTGGGCGGCGTGGTCGAGGCCTCCGGGGAGCGCGAGTACGGTCGCGCCGAGGTCGAGGTCGACGAGCCCGGCATGCTGCTCGCCGGCCTCGAGGGGCGAGAGACGGTGTGGATGAGCCACGGCGATCGGGTCGGCACCGCGCCGCCGGGCTTCCGCGTCATCGCCTCGACGGACAACGCGCCGGTGGTGGCGTGCGAGGACCTCGATCGCCGCCTGTGGGGGATTCAGTTCCATCCCGAGGTGTCGCACACCGTCTCCGGGCGTCAGGTGCTGCACAATTTCCTCTACCAGGGATGTGGCGCGACGGGGGACTGGGGCATGGCTTCGTACCTCGACGAGGCGGTCGAGAACATTCGCCGCCAGGTGGGGGAGCGCAAGGTGTTGTGTGCGCTTTCCGGAGGGGTCGATTCCTCGGTGGTGGCGGCGCTGTTGGCGCGCGCCATCGGTGATCGCTTTCTGGCCGTGTTCGTCGATCACGGACTGCTGCGCAAGGGCGAGCGCCGCCAGGTGGAGGAGAGCCTGCGCGACGGCCTCGGCATCCCCATCCGCACCGTCGACGCCCGGCAACGCTTCTATCGCGCCCTCGACGGCGTGGCCGATCCGGAGCGCAAGCGCAAGATCATCGGCGGCGAGTTCATCGCCGTCTTCCAGGAAGAGGCCGCGGCCCTCGAAGACATGGCCTTCCTGGCCCAGGGGACGCTCTACCCGGACGTCATCGAGTCGGTTTCGGTGCGCGGTCCGTCGGCGGTGATCAAGACCCACCACAATGTCGGCGGTCTGCCCGAGAAGCTCGGTTTCGAGCTCATCGAGCCGCTGCGCTTCCTATTCAAGGACGAGGTCCGGCAGCTCGGTCGCGAGCTCGGGATTCCGGAGCATCTGGTGGGGCGGCATCCATTCCCCGGGCCGGGGCTGGCGGTGCGCCTGCTCGGCCCGGTCACGGAAGAGGCGGCGGACCTGCTGCGCGAAGCCGACGCCATCTTCATCGACGAGCTGCGGGCCGCCGGCTTCTACGACAAGACCAGCCAGGCCTTCGCCGTGCTGCTACCGGTGAAGACGGTGGGCGTGATGGGCGACTACCGGACCTACGAGAAGGTGGTGGCGTTGCGTGCCGTCGAGACTCAGGACTTCATGACCGCCGACTGGAGCCCCCTGCCGTACGAGCTGCTCGGTCGGGCGGCGAGCCGCATCGTCAACGAGGTGCCGGGGGTCAACCGGGTGGTCTACGACGTCACCAGCAAGCCGCCGGGCACGATCGAGTGGGAGTAG
- a CDS encoding NAD(P)H-dependent glycerol-3-phosphate dehydrogenase, producing MKSIAILGAGSFGTALAVHAATVADDVRLWARRPPLADALATARENATYLPGVELSPTIRVTADLDDLVDCDIALMAVPSHGYREALRALLDRRRDPEPLAVVSATKGIEVESLARMSRVAREESEASGAAVRSAVLTGPSFAAELGRGLPTVLVVAAHDESLATLLRERLASPALRLYSSSDVVGAELAGATKNVIAIAAGVVAGLDLGQNTLAALITRGLHEITRLVVASGGDERTVAGLAGLGDLVLTCTGGLSRNRKTGIELAAGKTLDEITGGTQMVAEGIRTSLAISRLAADLGVAMPITEQVVALLYEGKDPRRALEQLMTRELKPETIL from the coding sequence TTGAAATCGATTGCCATTCTGGGGGCCGGCTCCTTCGGCACGGCCCTCGCCGTGCACGCCGCCACCGTCGCCGACGATGTTCGCCTGTGGGCCCGTCGCCCGCCGCTGGCCGATGCCCTCGCCACGGCGCGCGAGAACGCCACCTATCTGCCCGGCGTCGAGCTCTCGCCGACGATTCGGGTGACGGCCGACCTCGACGATCTGGTGGATTGCGACATCGCCTTGATGGCGGTGCCCTCCCACGGCTACCGCGAGGCGCTGCGGGCGCTGCTCGACCGGCGTCGTGACCCCGAGCCTCTGGCGGTGGTGTCGGCGACCAAGGGCATCGAAGTCGAGTCCCTGGCGCGGATGAGTCGGGTGGCCCGGGAGGAAAGCGAAGCCAGCGGTGCGGCGGTGCGCTCGGCGGTGCTCACCGGACCGAGCTTCGCCGCCGAGCTCGGCCGCGGTCTGCCGACGGTGCTGGTGGTGGCAGCCCACGACGAGAGCCTGGCGACCCTGTTGCGCGAGCGCCTGGCGTCGCCGGCGCTGCGCCTCTACTCTTCGAGTGATGTCGTCGGTGCCGAGCTCGCCGGCGCCACCAAGAACGTCATCGCGATCGCCGCCGGAGTGGTCGCCGGCCTCGACCTGGGACAGAACACCCTCGCCGCCCTGATCACCCGTGGGTTGCACGAGATCACCCGCCTGGTGGTGGCGAGCGGCGGTGACGAGCGCACCGTCGCCGGCCTGGCGGGCCTCGGCGACCTGGTCCTGACCTGCACCGGCGGACTGTCGCGCAATCGCAAGACCGGCATCGAGCTGGCCGCCGGCAAGACCCTCGACGAGATCACCGGCGGAACCCAGATGGTGGCGGAGGGCATCCGCACCTCGCTGGCGATCTCCCGCCTCGCCGCCGACCTCGGCGTCGCCATGCCGATCACCGAGCAGGTGGTCGCCCTGTTGTACGAGGGCAAGGACCCTCGACGTGCCCTCGAGCAGTTGATGACCCGTGAGCTCAAACCGGAGACCATCCTATGA
- the plsY gene encoding glycerol-3-phosphate 1-O-acyltransferase PlsY: MTGALLLVLGAYLLGSVSFSFLIVRAVRRRDVRTIGSGNAGATNVLRAAGLAPALTTLLLDVAKGMLPVWLAERLGLAPVVVAAAAIAVVVGHIFPLYFRFRGGKGVATAIGALGVMAPLVALAVMVVFLLTVLVTRYVSLGSMLGAASYPALLYGLQRLGWVGDEAALWIASPVVALLVLVMHFSNFRRLRSGDERPLSHLWQKRGT, from the coding sequence ATGACGGGCGCCCTCCTCTTGGTGCTCGGGGCCTATCTTCTGGGCTCCGTTTCGTTCAGCTTCCTGATCGTGCGGGCGGTGCGTCGCCGCGATGTGCGGACCATCGGCAGCGGCAATGCCGGCGCCACCAATGTGCTGCGCGCCGCCGGTCTGGCACCGGCCCTGACGACCCTCCTCCTCGACGTCGCCAAAGGCATGCTGCCGGTCTGGCTGGCGGAACGGCTGGGCCTGGCGCCGGTGGTGGTGGCCGCCGCCGCCATCGCCGTGGTCGTGGGCCATATCTTTCCGCTCTACTTCCGGTTCCGTGGCGGCAAGGGGGTGGCGACGGCGATCGGAGCCCTCGGGGTGATGGCGCCGCTGGTGGCCTTGGCGGTGATGGTGGTCTTTCTGCTGACGGTGCTGGTGACGCGCTATGTTTCCCTCGGGTCGATGCTCGGCGCCGCGTCCTACCCGGCTTTGCTCTACGGGCTCCAGCGCCTCGGCTGGGTGGGCGACGAGGCGGCCCTCTGGATCGCTTCGCCGGTGGTGGCACTACTGGTTCTGGTGATGCACTTTTCGAATTTTCGCCGCCTGCGCTCCGGCGATGAGCGGCCTCTGAGTCATCTGTGGCAGAAGAGGGGGACATGA
- the thpR gene encoding RNA 2',3'-cyclic phosphodiesterase, whose amino-acid sequence MRSFVALPLPSVVRRGLIDRTRPWRGELPQARWIAASNLHVTLRFLGELGEDGRRRLEEALHRHLQPCTSFSLQLVDGGSFGGRVLWAGVEPVPPLMALKAAVDAAVREALDHGPEARPFRPHVTVARCRRPWPRGAREAFVGRAAGAWGKPFRALGAALFESLQEPGGVRYRSLSEVAFQP is encoded by the coding sequence GTGAGAAGTTTCGTCGCGCTGCCGCTGCCCTCGGTGGTGCGTCGGGGGCTGATCGATCGCACGCGGCCATGGCGTGGCGAGCTGCCGCAGGCGCGCTGGATCGCGGCCAGCAATCTTCACGTCACCTTGCGGTTTCTCGGCGAGCTGGGGGAGGACGGCCGGCGGCGCCTCGAAGAGGCCCTGCACCGGCACCTGCAGCCCTGTACGAGCTTCTCTCTGCAGCTCGTCGATGGCGGCTCCTTCGGCGGTCGCGTGCTGTGGGCCGGGGTCGAGCCGGTACCGCCATTGATGGCGCTCAAGGCCGCCGTCGATGCCGCCGTTCGAGAGGCCCTCGATCACGGTCCGGAGGCTCGTCCGTTTCGCCCTCACGTCACCGTCGCCCGCTGCCGCCGGCCCTGGCCGCGAGGCGCCCGCGAAGCCTTCGTCGGGCGGGCTGCCGGCGCCTGGGGCAAGCCCTTCCGCGCCCTCGGCGCAGCCCTCTTCGAGAGCCTCCAGGAACCTGGAGGAGTGCGTTACCGAAGTTTGTCGGAGGTCGCCTTCCAGCCATGA
- a CDS encoding CinA family nicotinamide mononucleotide deamidase-related protein, whose protein sequence is MKAAILAVGSELLGTDRLDTNSLRLTQVLEAFGVELATKAVVGDDRAALGAEIRRLAAVHGLLLITGGLGPTADDLTREATADAFDRELALDDDIVAGLRRRFREYGLEMPAVNQRQGFVVAGAEVLANGRGTAPGQRLEADGTAVFLFPGVPVELEAMIGDHLEPWLRSRGLDQVLETAALKVACLPESTVEERIAPAYEEFGRETLSVLAKPGEVRLQFHALGREGERQRRLATIARRLRELVGPAVFTDDGDQTLEGTVGELLRQRGRTVVTAESCTGGLIAERLTATAGSSAYFLGGAVTYSNQLKTAQLGVAEDLLAAHGAVSEAVARAMAAGALSRLGGDYALAVTGVAGPGGGSEEKPVGTVHLACAGPEGVDHRRVRLAGDRGRVRWLTSQIALEMLRRRLLP, encoded by the coding sequence ATGAAGGCGGCGATTCTCGCGGTCGGTTCCGAGCTCCTCGGGACGGATCGCCTCGATACCAACTCACTTCGCCTGACGCAGGTGCTCGAGGCCTTTGGTGTCGAGCTCGCCACCAAGGCCGTGGTGGGAGACGATCGGGCCGCCCTGGGGGCCGAGATTCGGCGGCTGGCGGCGGTCCACGGGCTGCTGCTGATCACCGGCGGCCTGGGACCGACGGCCGACGATCTGACGCGGGAAGCGACCGCCGATGCCTTCGACCGCGAGCTCGCTCTCGACGACGACATCGTCGCCGGCCTGCGCCGTCGCTTCCGCGAGTACGGTCTCGAGATGCCGGCCGTCAATCAACGACAGGGATTCGTCGTCGCCGGCGCCGAGGTGCTCGCCAATGGGCGTGGCACGGCTCCCGGCCAGCGCCTGGAGGCGGACGGGACAGCGGTCTTCCTGTTTCCCGGCGTGCCCGTCGAGCTCGAGGCCATGATCGGCGATCACCTCGAGCCCTGGCTGCGCTCCCGGGGCCTCGACCAGGTTCTCGAGACCGCCGCCTTGAAGGTCGCCTGCCTGCCCGAATCGACGGTCGAGGAGCGCATCGCGCCGGCCTATGAGGAGTTTGGTCGGGAGACCCTCTCGGTGCTCGCCAAGCCGGGGGAGGTGCGCCTCCAGTTCCACGCCCTCGGGCGCGAGGGGGAGCGCCAGCGCCGGCTCGCCACCATCGCCCGGCGATTGCGCGAGCTGGTCGGGCCGGCGGTGTTCACGGACGATGGTGACCAGACCCTCGAGGGGACCGTCGGCGAGCTGTTGCGGCAACGGGGCCGGACGGTGGTGACGGCGGAATCCTGCACCGGCGGCCTGATCGCCGAGCGGCTGACGGCGACCGCCGGCAGCAGCGCCTACTTCCTCGGTGGGGCGGTGACCTATTCGAACCAGCTCAAGACGGCGCAGCTCGGCGTAGCCGAGGATCTGCTGGCTGCCCATGGCGCGGTCAGCGAGGCGGTGGCCCGAGCGATGGCGGCGGGAGCCCTTTCCCGCCTCGGCGGCGACTATGCCCTCGCCGTCACCGGCGTCGCCGGACCCGGGGGCGGCAGCGAAGAAAAGCCGGTGGGCACCGTTCACCTGGCCTGCGCTGGGCCGGAGGGCGTCGACCATCGACGCGTTCGATTGGCCGGCGATCGCGGCCGGGTGCGCTGGCTGACCAGCCAGATCGCCCTCGAAATGCTGCGCCGAAGGTTGCTGCCGTGA
- a CDS encoding GDSL-type esterase/lipase family protein → MIRLLLIASLLALALVPAAQGQRYIAFGDSITQGVGDDPDRAEQGYPPRLEDLLTAGGATATVENQGLAGETTAEALSRIDGVLDGGGDILLLMEGTNDINDRVSKETIRFNLDQISRRAGGRGMETVHATLVPRLSTANFDGSNRVTGEVAGEIRNLAWSNGERLVDPFESFFNGSTPFASFYVGGSDRLHPNPEGYDRLAQVFADLLGGSDNLPPVTGLVFPSDDQQGLPGDTEVEVELFDFGAGIDRNTTDLLINNEVVTAQETGDAQRLVMRYRPTDPFVGVVFVGLRTQDLASPSNSRNTTLAQFVVAGTDFFRGDIDRDGRVDGADLINFARRFGARRGDSRFRGFADFNGDDIIDGQDLAILAASFGQTSF, encoded by the coding sequence GTGATTCGCCTCCTGCTGATCGCCTCGCTCCTCGCCTTGGCTCTGGTCCCGGCCGCCCAAGGGCAGCGCTATATCGCCTTCGGCGACTCCATCACCCAGGGCGTCGGTGACGACCCGGATCGCGCCGAGCAGGGCTATCCGCCCCGCCTCGAGGATCTCCTCACCGCCGGCGGGGCCACCGCGACGGTCGAAAACCAGGGGCTCGCCGGAGAGACCACCGCCGAAGCCCTCAGCCGCATCGACGGCGTGCTCGACGGAGGCGGCGACATCCTCCTGTTGATGGAGGGCACCAACGACATCAACGATCGGGTGAGCAAGGAGACCATCCGCTTCAACCTCGATCAGATCTCCCGGCGCGCCGGCGGTCGCGGCATGGAAACGGTGCACGCCACCCTGGTGCCTCGCCTGTCGACGGCCAACTTCGACGGCAGCAACCGGGTCACCGGCGAGGTCGCCGGCGAGATTCGCAACCTCGCCTGGTCCAACGGCGAACGCCTGGTCGACCCCTTCGAGAGCTTCTTCAACGGCTCGACGCCGTTCGCCAGCTTCTATGTCGGTGGCTCCGACCGACTGCACCCCAACCCCGAGGGATACGATCGGCTCGCCCAGGTCTTCGCCGACCTGCTCGGCGGCAGCGACAACCTGCCGCCGGTCACCGGCCTGGTGTTCCCGAGCGATGACCAGCAAGGCCTTCCCGGCGACACCGAGGTCGAGGTGGAGCTGTTCGATTTCGGCGCCGGCATCGATCGCAACACCACCGACCTGTTGATCAACAATGAAGTGGTGACGGCGCAGGAAACCGGTGACGCGCAGCGGCTGGTGATGCGCTATCGGCCGACCGATCCCTTCGTCGGCGTGGTTTTCGTCGGCCTGCGCACCCAGGACCTGGCGAGCCCGAGCAACAGCCGCAACACCACCCTGGCGCAGTTCGTCGTCGCCGGCACCGACTTTTTCCGCGGCGACATCGATCGCGATGGTCGGGTCGACGGTGCCGACCTGATCAACTTCGCGCGCCGCTTCGGCGCCCGCCGCGGCGATAGTCGTTTCCGCGGCTTCGCCGATTTCAACGGCGACGACATCATCGACGGCCAGGATCTCGCCATCCTGGCGGCCAGCTTCGGCCAGACTTCCTTCTAG
- a CDS encoding thymidine phosphorylase: MTQPFDILERKRAGQGLSTDDIRAVAAGASDGSWSEAQLGAFLMAAAIHGLDGDETRALTVAMLESGETWDLAAQIPTLVDKHSTGGVADTVSLILSPILAACDVPVVMLTGRALGHTGGTADKLESIPGLRLDFDRAGCCRLLDEVGMAIGIATAEIAPADRCLYRLRDQTATIDSLPLITASIVSKKLATGASALVFDVKTGSGAFLPRQEDAESLAQLLVSTVEGLGRRSSALITDMSQPLGEWIGHGAEVLATLEALEGRGAADLMAVTYALGVEVAALAGCDRSSADLEAAVSSGRARQRFDRWAELQGAEAAWLASPECELAPIEYALEGPADGYLSGVDNRRLGMLLSDACRAGGSTIDQGVAVHYRKRLGDSVESGEELARVYLRREDPALMAAFRECFEISPEGLEPPTLLRTRITAE; the protein is encoded by the coding sequence GTGACCCAACCTTTCGACATCTTGGAACGCAAGCGGGCCGGCCAAGGCCTGTCCACGGACGACATCCGGGCGGTTGCCGCCGGTGCCTCCGATGGCTCCTGGAGCGAGGCTCAGCTCGGCGCCTTCTTGATGGCGGCGGCGATCCATGGGCTGGATGGCGACGAAACCCGCGCTCTCACCGTCGCCATGCTCGAGTCCGGAGAGACCTGGGATCTGGCGGCGCAAATACCGACCCTGGTCGACAAACATTCCACCGGCGGTGTCGCCGATACGGTGTCGCTGATTCTGTCGCCGATCCTGGCCGCCTGCGACGTCCCGGTGGTGATGCTGACGGGCCGGGCCCTTGGCCATACCGGCGGCACTGCCGACAAGCTCGAGAGCATCCCGGGCTTGCGGCTCGACTTCGATCGCGCCGGCTGCTGCCGGTTGCTCGACGAGGTCGGCATGGCGATCGGCATCGCCACCGCCGAGATCGCCCCCGCCGACCGCTGTCTCTACCGCCTGCGCGATCAGACGGCGACCATCGACTCGCTACCCCTGATCACCGCCAGCATCGTGTCGAAGAAGCTCGCCACCGGCGCCAGCGCTCTGGTCTTCGACGTCAAAACCGGCAGCGGCGCCTTCCTGCCGCGTCAGGAGGACGCCGAGTCGCTCGCCCAACTGCTGGTTTCGACGGTGGAAGGGCTGGGGCGCCGCTCGAGCGCCCTGATCACCGATATGAGTCAGCCCCTTGGCGAGTGGATCGGTCATGGTGCCGAGGTCCTCGCCACCCTCGAGGCCCTCGAGGGCCGCGGTGCGGCCGATCTGATGGCGGTGACCTACGCCCTCGGCGTCGAGGTGGCGGCTCTCGCCGGCTGCGATCGCAGCTCCGCCGATCTCGAGGCGGCGGTGTCCTCGGGGCGGGCGCGCCAGCGCTTCGACCGTTGGGCCGAGCTGCAGGGGGCCGAAGCAGCCTGGCTGGCGTCGCCGGAGTGTGAGCTCGCTCCGATCGAGTATGCCCTCGAGGGTCCTGCCGATGGCTACCTTTCAGGGGTCGACAACCGACGGCTCGGAATGCTGCTGTCGGACGCCTGTCGGGCCGGTGGAAGCACCATCGACCAGGGGGTCGCGGTGCACTACCGCAAACGCCTCGGCGACTCCGTCGAGAGCGGGGAAGAGCTTGCCCGGGTCTATCTACGGCGCGAAGATCCGGCCCTGATGGCGGCCTTCCGGGAATGCTTCGAGATCTCGCCGGAAGGGCTCGAGCCACCCACCCTCCTGCGCACCCGCATCACCGCCGAATAG
- a CDS encoding tetratricopeptide repeat protein — translation MAQKLTRKEIKKDEFAEALGRTVEYAEGHVKLLVGALAGVIALVLLIVALVQWNASKVRKAGDALEQAMKTYDAPIVAEGETGDDADEPSFSDEEARRNAAEVSFQEVVERYGATGPGGVAAVYLGRISADRGDLAGARQHWEGFLTDHEGQLLAGQVRRNLLALDRAEGKQAEVASELEAMMELNPEARPLPGDVILFELGTTYEELDRGDDAKSAFQRLVEEYPESAFAAVARQKSGPTAGLGA, via the coding sequence ATGGCCCAGAAGTTGACGCGCAAGGAGATCAAGAAGGACGAGTTCGCCGAGGCCTTGGGCCGTACCGTGGAGTACGCCGAAGGCCACGTCAAGCTGTTGGTCGGCGCTCTCGCCGGCGTCATCGCGCTGGTCCTGCTGATCGTCGCGTTGGTGCAGTGGAACGCCAGCAAGGTGCGCAAGGCGGGCGATGCCCTCGAGCAGGCGATGAAGACCTATGACGCCCCGATCGTCGCCGAAGGCGAGACCGGGGATGATGCCGACGAGCCCTCCTTCAGCGACGAAGAGGCCCGCCGCAACGCCGCCGAAGTGAGCTTCCAGGAGGTGGTGGAGCGCTATGGGGCGACCGGCCCCGGCGGCGTCGCCGCCGTCTACCTGGGGCGAATCTCCGCCGATCGCGGCGATCTCGCCGGTGCCCGTCAGCACTGGGAGGGCTTCCTGACCGATCACGAGGGCCAGTTGCTCGCCGGTCAGGTGCGCCGCAACCTGCTCGCCCTCGACCGCGCCGAAGGCAAGCAAGCGGAGGTGGCCAGTGAGCTCGAGGCGATGATGGAGCTCAATCCGGAGGCTCGCCCTCTGCCGGGAGACGTCATTCTGTTCGAGCTCGGCACCACCTACGAAGAGCTCGACCGCGGCGACGACGCCAAGTCCGCCTTCCAGCGTCTGGTCGAGGAGTATCCGGAGTCGGCCTTCGCCGCCGTGGCGCGGCAGAAGAGCGGACCGACGGCCGGCCTCGGGGCCTGA
- a CDS encoding right-handed parallel beta-helix repeat-containing protein — protein sequence MALRCILFLSLFVLLAGVAHGTVWTPTDTADGISGRCGADCTLRDAVRAANRRPGADVVVLGEGTYFLTLGGRGEDQAATGDLDLSDDLTIIGAGADRTRIDGRGLDRLFDLRGAVRLELVAVRLENGDSGSHSGGAVRALDNDSTVVLDRSVIADSQALADHALGGAIYSQGAVEITYSSLIRNQAGSSGGAVAGSGSLQVAGSTFSENNAEYEYGGGLYVASGGDLDLRHSTLHANRAMKVGGGVYVHGLASARVQASILARNLTWAGGTDCYGQVESAGFNLVGQGGGCQGVVAGVAGDLVGGATILEPELGPLALNGGGTPTHSLLPSSPARDAVAAVACAEMDQRGERRGSGDGCDIGAFEVTGGCVPSASTLCLLDGRFRVTLGWREGTELRSAQAVNWTADTGYFWFFDGKNVEVVVKAIDGCSTVGGSWVFASGLTNRGVELTVEDLSTGRSRVYRQDEGPAFTAIQDTSTFDLCP from the coding sequence ATGGCATTGCGCTGCATTCTCTTCTTGTCGCTGTTCGTTCTGCTCGCCGGTGTCGCCCACGGCACCGTGTGGACCCCTACCGACACTGCTGACGGCATCTCCGGTCGCTGCGGTGCCGACTGCACCCTGCGCGATGCGGTGCGGGCGGCGAATCGCCGCCCCGGTGCGGACGTGGTGGTTCTCGGTGAGGGCACCTACTTCCTGACCCTGGGTGGCCGCGGCGAAGATCAAGCCGCCACCGGTGACCTCGATCTGTCCGATGACCTGACCATCATCGGTGCCGGCGCCGACCGCACCCGCATCGATGGCCGCGGTCTCGACCGACTGTTCGACCTGCGCGGCGCGGTGCGTCTCGAGCTGGTCGCTGTGCGCTTGGAGAACGGTGATTCCGGGAGCCATTCCGGAGGCGCCGTGCGCGCCCTCGACAATGACAGCACGGTGGTGCTCGATCGCAGCGTGATCGCCGACAGTCAGGCCCTCGCCGACCACGCCCTGGGCGGTGCCATCTACAGCCAGGGGGCGGTCGAGATCACCTACAGCAGCCTGATTCGCAACCAGGCGGGGAGCTCCGGCGGCGCGGTGGCCGGCTCCGGCAGCCTGCAGGTCGCCGGCTCGACCTTCTCCGAGAACAATGCCGAGTACGAGTATGGCGGCGGCCTCTACGTCGCGTCCGGTGGCGACCTCGACCTACGGCACAGCACGCTGCACGCCAACCGCGCCATGAAGGTCGGCGGTGGAGTTTACGTGCACGGTCTGGCCTCGGCACGGGTCCAGGCATCGATCTTGGCGCGCAATCTCACCTGGGCGGGAGGCACCGACTGCTACGGCCAGGTAGAGAGCGCCGGCTTCAATCTGGTGGGCCAGGGCGGTGGTTGCCAGGGAGTGGTCGCCGGGGTGGCGGGAGACCTGGTGGGTGGTGCGACCATCCTCGAGCCCGAGCTCGGGCCCCTGGCCCTCAATGGTGGCGGCACGCCGACCCATTCGCTGCTGCCGTCGAGCCCGGCTCGCGACGCCGTGGCCGCGGTGGCCTGTGCCGAAATGGACCAGCGCGGCGAGCGCCGCGGCAGTGGCGACGGTTGTGACATCGGGGCCTTCGAGGTGACCGGTGGTTGCGTCCCCAGTGCCTCCACCCTGTGCTTGCTCGATGGCCGCTTCCGGGTCACCCTCGGCTGGAGGGAGGGCACCGAGCTGCGCTCGGCCCAGGCCGTCAACTGGACCGCCGACACCGGCTATTTCTGGTTCTTCGACGGCAAGAACGTCGAGGTGGTGGTCAAGGCGATCGACGGTTGCTCGACGGTGGGCGGCTCCTGGGTCTTCGCCAGCGGCTTGACCAATCGCGGCGTCGAGCTGACCGTCGAGGATCTCTCGACCGGCCGCTCGCGGGTCTACCGTCAGGACGAGGGTCCTGCCTTCACAGCGATCCAGGACACCTCGACCTTCGACCTCTGTCCTTAG